The Bacteroides ovatus genomic interval GAAGAGTATGTAGTGCTCCTGCCGATGTTTTCACGGCATCAGCATTGACCGACGCACTACCCCGGACAGGAATAATCACAGCATCGACAGCTGCACATTCGCAGGTACGTGCAATCGCCCCGAAATTGCGTACATCAGTCACTCCGTCGAGCATAACAAAAAACGGATTTTTTCCTTGCTCAAACAAGAAAGGAACAAGATCCTCCGCTTTCTGATAAGTCACAGAAGAAATGAAGGCGATCACTCCCTGATGATTTTTCCGGGTAATACGGTTGATACGCTCTACCGGAACACGCTGAACAGGTATCAGCGTACCTTTCAAAGCTGCAAAAAGCTCCTTGGAAAGATCACTTTGAATATCTTTCTTCACGAGGATCTTATCTATCTCTTTTCCAGCCTGAAGGGCTTCTATCACGGCACGAACGCCGAAAATCATTTCACTTTTATCTAACATCTGGTTGATTTTCTATTTTACTATTTACTATTTACTATTCACTATTTATCAGTTGCGGGCAAGCAGGGATTTGGCATTGCTAAGGGCAGCTTCGGTCAGAGTGGCACCACTAAGCATGTGAGCTATTTCCTCTACCCGTTCTTCGTCAGTGAGACGGCGGATATGGCTGTTGGTTTCCGTATCGCTATCTTTCTTGTATACCTTATAATGAGCACGCCCACGGGCAGCAATCTGCGGCAGGTGGGTGATACTGATTACCTGACGGTTGCGATCGCCCATCTCCTGCATCATGTCCGCCATACGGTCGGCTATTTCACCGGAGACTCCAGTATCTATTTCATCAAATACGATAGTCGGCAGCTTGACGGCTCCGGCAATCATTGCCTTGATAGAAAGCATGACACGGGCAATTTCGCCTCCTGAAGCTACGGAAGAGATATTCTGCAAGGTACCGTTCTTATTGGCGGAAAACAGGAAGTTGACTGTATCCTCTCCTTGCAATCCCGGCTCTTTCTTCAGTCCCATTTCTATCTGGAAACGAACATTCGGCATTCCTAATGGAATCAACCGGGCAGCCAGCTGTTTTTCTACTTCACGAGCAGCTTTCGTACGGGCTTTGGTCAGCACTTCTGCCTGTTGTTTCACTTGTTTATATTGTTCCTCTTTGCGAGCAGTCAGTTCGGCGATACGCTCATCATAGGAAGTGATGTCCGACAATTTGCTGCGGTATTCATCCGTTAGCGCTATCAATTCATCAAGGGTTTGTACCCGATGTTTCTGCTGTAAGGAATAAATCAGATTCAACCGTTCATTCACTTCGTCCAGACGAACCGGATTGAATTCAACGGAGTCACTTTGTAAAGAGACTTCGTGCGAAATATCTTTCAGTTCGATATAAGCGCTCTCCATACGTTCGGTAAGTTCCTTGGCCGGCTGATATACTCTTTGCAGATTATTCAGTGTATTCAGACTGTCTTTCAGATAAGAAAGCAAGCCACCTT includes:
- the rlmB gene encoding 23S rRNA (guanosine(2251)-2'-O)-methyltransferase RlmB, yielding MLDKSEMIFGVRAVIEALQAGKEIDKILVKKDIQSDLSKELFAALKGTLIPVQRVPVERINRITRKNHQGVIAFISSVTYQKAEDLVPFLFEQGKNPFFVMLDGVTDVRNFGAIARTCECAAVDAVIIPVRGSASVNADAVKTSAGALHTLPVCREQNLRSTLQYLKDSGFRIVAATEKGDYDYTKADYTGPLCIIMGAEDTGVSYENLALCDEWVKIPMLGTIESLNVSVAAGILIYEAVKQRNND
- the recN gene encoding DNA repair protein RecN; amino-acid sequence: MLRSLYIQNYALIEKLDISFETGFSVITGETGAGKSIILGAIGLLLGQRADVKAIRHGASKCIIEARFDISAYGMRPFFEENELEYDEECILRREVQSSGKSRAFINDTPASLAQVKELGEQLIDVHSQHQNLLLNKEGFQLNVLDILAHNDAALAKYHLCYDEWKQTDRELAELVSLAEKSRSDEDYIRFQLEQLEEACLVEGEQEELEQEAETLSHAEEIKAGLYRVEQSFASDEGGLLSYLKDSLNTLNNLQRVYQPAKELTERMESAYIELKDISHEVSLQSDSVEFNPVRLDEVNERLNLIYSLQQKHRVQTLDELIALTDEYRSKLSDITSYDERIAELTARKEEQYKQVKQQAEVLTKARTKAAREVEKQLAARLIPLGMPNVRFQIEMGLKKEPGLQGEDTVNFLFSANKNGTLQNISSVASGGEIARVMLSIKAMIAGAVKLPTIVFDEIDTGVSGEIADRMADMMQEMGDRNRQVISITHLPQIAARGRAHYKVYKKDSDTETNSHIRRLTDEERVEEIAHMLSGATLTEAALSNAKSLLARN